The following proteins are co-located in the Malus sylvestris chromosome 13, drMalSylv7.2, whole genome shotgun sequence genome:
- the LOC126596781 gene encoding uncharacterized protein LOC126596781, whose product MADWGPVVIAVVLFVLLSPGLLFQLPGRGKVVEFGNMHTSGISILVHTIIFFGLLTIFLIAVGVHIYTG is encoded by the coding sequence ATGGCGGATTGGGGGCCGGTGGTGATAGCTGTGGTGCTGTTCGTGCTTCTGAGTCCGGGGCTGCTGTTCCAACTGCCCGGAAGGGGCAAGGTGGTGGAGTTTGGGAACATGCATACGAGCGGGATATCGATCCTCGTCCACACCATCATCTTCTTCGGCCTCCTCACCATCTTCCTCATCGCTGTTGGCGTTCACATCTACACTGGATGA
- the LOC126596780 gene encoding uncharacterized protein LOC126596780 has translation MMRRQQEQDQQSRVFYELSALVLNLLRSPPTPIQFSDNSTVMPPSSSSSSLRRPPAASTAQISPAGFASLMLGISMALMLCGSVTFFIGFLLMPWVLGLVMVLYVAGILWSLSVLGKSILCYASAPSTPRKDIPAWKLL, from the exons ATGATGCGGAGGCAGCAGGAACAAGACCAACAATCTAGGGTTTTCTACGAGCTATCGGCTCTGGTTCTTAACCTCCTCCGATCTCCACCCACGCCGATTCAATTCTCCGATAACTCCACGGTGATGCCGCCGTCTTCGTCTTCGTCGTCGTTGAGGCGGCCGCCGGCGGCGTCGACGGCGCAGATCTCTCCGGCTGGGTTCGCGTCGTTGATGCTGGGGATTTCGATGGCTCTGATGCTGTGCGGATCGGTGACTTTCTTCATTGGGTTCTTATTGATGCCGTGGGTGCTGGGATTGGTGATGGTGTTGTATGTGGCGGGGATCCTATGGAGCCTCTCCGTCTTGGGGAAGTCGATTCTTTGCTACGCCTCTGCTCCGTCGACACCGCGGAAGGATATTCCTG CATGGAAGCTATTgtga